The genomic segment GTGTGAATTTATACATTAAAAACTTAGATGATAGTATTGGTGATGAAAACTTGAAGGAACTCTTTTCAGAATTTGGTAACATTACTTCATGCAAGGTTTGTGATAACGCTTCTTGATCATTTGATTGTTGATGCTAGCTACTGTAatcttgtttttcttgatgTGTATGTTATAGCCTTTTCTGCTTAAATTTTTACAGGTTATGCGTGATCCTAGTGGAATTAGTAAGGGCTCTGGGTTTGTGGCATTTTCAACCCCTGAAGAAGCATCTCGTGCTGtaagtttgaaatttttttttttttttgtcttttgggTGGTCATCTCAGTatcagatcataatttgatacATGTTGTGCATCTACAGCTTGCTGAGATGAATGGTAAAATGGTTGTTAGCAAACCGCTTTATGTTGCACTTGCACAGAGGAAAGAGGAGAGAAGAGCAAGGCTTCAGGTATCAGGATAAGTCCTTGGACCATTTGATTTTTGTAGTGTGATTAAATTTGTGTATGGATTCgttttcacattttctttattcttgttTATCAATTTAATAATGGGCCATGTAATAGATATTCTGAAGTTCTTATGAAGTTCACATTCTCAATCTTTGAAATTTAAGTGTTCTGATTGTTCAATGAATCAATGTGTGTGAGCTTTCTCACATGTATCTGTTTTATTTATTCAGGCTCAGTTTTCTCAAATGAGACCGCTTGCTATCCCCTCAGTTGCTCCTCGTATGCCAATGTACCCTTCTGGTGCTCCAGGTCTTGGCCAACAATTTTTATATGGGCAAGCACCTCCAGCTATCATTCCTCCACAAGTAATATATGTTTACTCCCCTTTTGGATGCTTGGatgatttgtttttattgaGAAAAATTCCTGCTACTGCTCCCCCACTGAATGATTAGGAAtgtgttaattttattctCTCTCTGGTGTTTCTGGGTTGCAAGTAGTTAACACCCATTTTATTGCATTGAGAGATTTGAATTTTGACCATGCTTGTTTCCCTTATATTATGTATTATAGGCTGGTTTTGGTTATCAGCAGCAACTGGTTCCTGGAATGAGGCCTGGTGGGCCTCCTGTGCCAATTTCCTTTGTTCCCATGGTGCAGCAGGGTCAGCGCCCAGGGGGACGACGGGGAGCAAGTCCAGTGCAACAGACTCAACCACCAGTGCCATTGATGCAGCAACAGGTATGTTATATGCATATGTCTATATATCTATACAGGCATGCATTTCATTCTTATGCTTTGGTTGTGGGCTTTTGTGTAATTTATCCTTCCTGTTCCAGATGCTGCCCAGGGGACGTGTCTATCGTTACCCACCTGGTCGTAACATGCCTGATGTTCCCATGTCAAGTGTTGCTGGAGGAATGCTTTCTGTTCCATATGACTTGGGTGGCATGCCCTTGCGAGATGCTGGTGTTGGACAGCCTATGCCGATTCCAGCTTTGGCTACGGCTCTTGCAAATGCTACACCTGAACAGCAGAGGACGGTGAGCGCTTCTGTTGAATTGTTTGACTGTGGgtatttatttgtttgatttaattagattaagatgtttatattttcaatttgtgACTTGTGAGCAGatgcttggtgaaagcttgtatCCCCTTGTGGAACGGCTTGAGCGTGATTCAGCGGCCAAGGTTACAGGAATGCTTCTAGAGATGGACCAAACTGAGGTTTTGCATCTCCTGGAATCGCCAGAAGCTTTGAAGGCTAAAGTAGCAGAGGCCTTGGAGGTATTGAGGAGTGTTGCTGCTCAGCAACAGGCCAACAGTCCAGCCGACCAATTGGCTTCACTATCCCTGAATGATAACCTTGTCTCTTGAGAGACTGAAAATTTCGGTCTAGTATCTTGGCAGAGGAGTTGCTCGACCCTTTATTTATCAACACTGGGCGATCTTATTAGTTTGcaatatttatatatggtaTGCTTTTGGTGGTCATAGGATTTTTAATACTTGCCTAGAACATGGATTGTTTTGGCttggttgttttttttttatttgttaagtTCTTTAATTTACTTGGCTTGTTATTGATAACTATAAGTTTGTTTAATGTTATTGAAAGTTTGTTTTAGAACAATCTTTTGGTtctcaaaactattttggCGTAAGTAGTATTGAAGAAGATGCTGTTCATATTGCTTATCATACGGGTGTTGATGCAAGTTAGGGGGGACGATCTGCCGGAATGTCACccaataaaatacaaaaagaaagaaagaaagcgtATGGTTTAGTTTCGTAATGCCATGATGCTCCTGTTGTTGCCCGTTTTGAGAGGTCAAGTCGATGACACATAAAAAAATACGACCTGTTCCAATTTCGAAACCGTCATTATTTTTGCTTGCGAAATTAAGGGGAAAGTTCCTAGGTGCTTGCTTGGTGAGCAAGACGCTAGGtttcttgcttaatttttttattatcccCAGAGGAAAACTTGCAGTCAACACGAACATCGAACCTGGTTTCCCTTTGGCGTCGTCAGCACTGGGGTAGGTGGATGCTTCAACTCCATTCGAATAGTCTCAACACAGATTCCTAGCAACATCTTGATGAAACTTGCCATATTAAAACTGAATGCTGGTGAATTTGGCTCTTTACCAGCACTTGAGCTAATAATCAAGGTGAAGATTCGGCGATCGCTATTGGATTTGGTTACCAAAATGTTTCTACTAAGATAATTTGACTGTTCTGTGTTCAGAAAGGACTGACTTTCTTTGAGACCGTTCGGTTTGGTACTCATAAAATatgcataaaaaatataaattgacattTTTGTTTGACTCGGTTCCGCCAAGGGTGGTTGAGAAAAGATAAGTTTGATTATTTCGGCCAAGACTGAGGAAAGCTCTACTGTACATAATTCTACAACTACATAAAAGCCAAGTTGTGAATCAAAAACTAGACGGTGGTAACCAAAGAAAATAGATTCACCACTTCCCTCGAGCAAGAAAAATGAATCCATCAAAAGTTCGATGCATCTCAGAATGCTTTGTGAAACCACCGCATGTTTCTCAAGAATCGAAGCAGCCCTTCTATCTGACAACATGGGATCTAGCCATGCTTTCTGTACAGTATATCCAAAAGGGCCTTCTCTTTGCCAAACCTCCGCCAGAGGATTGTCCACAAGACTTGATCAAGAATATCTTGGACAGGCTCAAGAAGTCCCTCTCCCTCTCCCTTGTTCATTTCTATCCTCTTGCAGGTCGTCTTGCAACAAGAAGAGAGGAAAACCCCCCTGCTTAttttgtctttgttgattGCAACAACAGCCCTGGGGCCAAGTTTATCCACGCAGCCGTTGACGCAACAGTATCCCACATTCTTTCCCCAACTTATGTGCCATTGGTTGTTCAATCATTCTTTGACCATGACAGAGCAATCAACCATGATGGTCACTCCAGACCTTTGCTGTCTATTCAGGTCACGGAGCTGGTTGATGGGGTATTCATAGGGTGTTCTATGAACCATGCTATTGGGGATGGATCCACCTTCTGGCATTTCTTCAACACATTGTCCGAAATATTTCAAGCACAGGGAGATAATGTAAAAATCTCACGCCAACCTGTGCTCAAGAGGTGGTTTCCAGAGGGTCATGGTCCACTAATTAACCTTCCTTTCACTCACCAGGATGAGTTAATCAGAAGATTTGAAGCACCCCAACTTTTAGAGAGAATCTTCCACTTCTCAGCAGAGTCCATTGCAAAACTCAAAGCAAGGGCCAATTCAGAATACAACACCAGCAAAATCTCCTCCTTCCAGTCTTTATCTGCGTTTGTCTGGATGTCAATAACAAAGGCCCGCCGTTTTCCAAATGACCAATTAACTAGTTGCAGGTTGGCTATAAATAACAGATCAAGACTGGATCCACCCTTGTCCCCAGATTACTTTGGGAACTCAATTCAAACCGTGAGAGCAGTAACTACAGCTGGTGAACTGGTCGAGCAGAATCTTGGATGGGCTGCTTGGCAATTGCACCTAGCTGTGGTTAACCACACAGACAAATCAGTGCGTGGCTTTGTCAATGATTGGCTTCGTTCACCGTTTATTTACCAGCTTGGTCAGTTTTTTGATCCACAAAGTGTAATGATGGGAAGCTCACCAAGATTCAACAAGTACGGAAATGAGTTTGGGTTGGGGAAAGCACTGGCACTCCGCAGTGGATATGCTCATAAGTTTGATGGGAAGGTTTCCTCATATCCAGGACGCGAAGGTGGAGGAAGCATAGACTTGGAGGTCTGCCTTCCAGCTCACTCTATGAATGCTCTTGAATCGGATGCGGAGTTCATGGCTGCTGTTTCTTCCTCTATTTAAGCTTAAATTTTGATTCTGTGACTGTCCCCTGCGCATCGTGTCTTACCTACTACCacttatttgttttcttttgtttgtttccAAGCCTCGTCTACAATACCACTACTGAGAAAACGAAAGAGTGGGATGGAAATGATtcagaaaataaaagattgaATT from the Theobroma cacao cultivar B97-61/B2 chromosome 8, Criollo_cocoa_genome_V2, whole genome shotgun sequence genome contains:
- the LOC18591161 gene encoding uncharacterized acetyltransferase At3g50280; protein product: MNPSKVRCISECFVKPPHVSQESKQPFYLTTWDLAMLSVQYIQKGLLFAKPPPEDCPQDLIKNILDRLKKSLSLSLVHFYPLAGRLATRREENPPAYFVFVDCNNSPGAKFIHAAVDATVSHILSPTYVPLVVQSFFDHDRAINHDGHSRPLLSIQVTELVDGVFIGCSMNHAIGDGSTFWHFFNTLSEIFQAQGDNVKISRQPVLKRWFPEGHGPLINLPFTHQDELIRRFEAPQLLERIFHFSAESIAKLKARANSEYNTSKISSFQSLSAFVWMSITKARRFPNDQLTSCRLAINNRSRLDPPLSPDYFGNSIQTVRAVTTAGELVEQNLGWAAWQLHLAVVNHTDKSVRGFVNDWLRSPFIYQLGQFFDPQSVMMGSSPRFNKYGNEFGLGKALALRSGYAHKFDGKVSSYPGREGGGSIDLEVCLPAHSMNALESDAEFMAAVSSSI
- the LOC18591160 gene encoding polyadenylate-binding protein 8 isoform X2; amino-acid sequence: MLGILMLPLPMSSSTKCSAPWLRSSPLGFAGTWLRAALSVMATSTITILVMNLDKSIDHKALHDTFSSFGNILSCKIATDGFGQSKGYGFVQFDNEESAQNAIDKLNGMLINDKQVYVGHFLRKQERETALSRAKFNNVYVKNLSESTTDEDFKKIFGEHGEITSAVVMRDADGKSKCFGFVNFENSEDAAKAVEALNGKKFEEKEWYVGKAQKKSEREHELKARFEQTMKEAADKFQGVNLYIKNLDDSIGDENLKELFSEFGNITSCKVMRDPSGISKGSGFVAFSTPEEASRALAEMNGKMVVSKPLYVALAQRKEERRARLQAQFSQMRPLAIPSVAPRMPMYPSGAPGLGQQFLYGQAPPAIIPPQAGFGYQQQLVPGMRPGGPPVPISFVPMVQQGQRPGGRRGASPVQQTQPPVPLMQQQMLPRGRVYRYPPGRNMPDVPMSSVAGGMLSVPYDLGGMPLRDAGVGQPMPIPALATALANATPEQQRTMLGESLYPLVERLERDSAAKVTGMLLEMDQTEVLHLLESPEALKAKVAEALEVLRSVAAQQQANSPADQLASLSLNDNLVS
- the LOC18591160 gene encoding polyadenylate-binding protein 2 isoform X1; translation: MAQIQVQHQPPVSGPNGVAPGPGGAQFMPTSLYVGDLDVTVTDEQLYEMFGSVAQVVSVRVCRDLATGRSLGYGYVNYNNPRDAARALDLLNFTPLNNKPIRIMYSQRDPSLRKSGTANIFIKNLDKSIDHKALHDTFSSFGNILSCKIATDGFGQSKGYGFVQFDNEESAQNAIDKLNGMLINDKQVYVGHFLRKQERETALSRAKFNNVYVKNLSESTTDEDFKKIFGEHGEITSAVVMRDADGKSKCFGFVNFENSEDAAKAVEALNGKKFEEKEWYVGKAQKKSEREHELKARFEQTMKEAADKFQGVNLYIKNLDDSIGDENLKELFSEFGNITSCKVMRDPSGISKGSGFVAFSTPEEASRALAEMNGKMVVSKPLYVALAQRKEERRARLQAQFSQMRPLAIPSVAPRMPMYPSGAPGLGQQFLYGQAPPAIIPPQAGFGYQQQLVPGMRPGGPPVPISFVPMVQQGQRPGGRRGASPVQQTQPPVPLMQQQMLPRGRVYRYPPGRNMPDVPMSSVAGGMLSVPYDLGGMPLRDAGVGQPMPIPALATALANATPEQQRTMLGESLYPLVERLERDSAAKVTGMLLEMDQTEVLHLLESPEALKAKVAEALEVLRSVAAQQQANSPADQLASLSLNDNLVS